One Triticum dicoccoides isolate Atlit2015 ecotype Zavitan chromosome 5B, WEW_v2.0, whole genome shotgun sequence genomic window carries:
- the LOC119310074 gene encoding E3 ubiquitin-protein ligase SINA-like 3, producing the protein MTKVLTKVAHLNPDLDFAASMKSLPDGVNLTMLKEHIKPITNDIDEIKRPERSVANLSYSQRQLCNAPALKREMVVHEEGEIMQTEQDPTIELSKVSMDLTVLHCPLCLLPLTPPMYECKGGHLTYADCRIERPGNQQQCQKCERGGGFDVWNTVVDAVLSSFRVECPHEGCGLYITYHKLADHQSVCPLVPCKCPVPICGYEGPPPALYHHVSTTHPMPEHRIQAGASPLPHYVAKMWANGPLGEPKGMTDGVKVEMEVTSSKDLGGVAVQELTFFTVPPKLLAGAKLVSLHIQIDKLTS; encoded by the exons atgaccaaggtcctcacaaaGGTGGCACACTTGAATCCTGACCTTGACTTCGCGGCCtcgatgaagagcttgccggatggtgTTAACCTCACGATGCTCAAGGAGCACATCAAGCCCATCACCAACgacatcgacgaaatcaagagg cccgaaaggtcggtggccaacctgtcatatagccaaaggcag ctttgtaatgccccggccctaaagcgagagatggttgtgcacgaggagggcgagatcatgcagacggaacaggacccgacgatagagctctctaaggtctcgatggacctcaccgtgctccactgccccttgtgcctcctccccttgacgcctccaatgtatgag tgcaagggagggcacctgaccTACGCGGACTGCCGCATCGAGCGCCCTGGGAACCAgcagcagtgccagaagtgcgagcgcggcggtggcttcgacgtgtggAACACGGTGGTTGACGCCGTCCTTTCATCGtttagggtggagtgcccgcatgaaggctgtgggctctacatcacttaccacaagctcgccgatcaccagagcgtgtgtccgctcgtgccctgcaaatgccccgtgcccatctgtggctacgaaggcccgccaccggcgctctaccaccacgtcAGCACCACGCATCCCATGCCCGAGCACAGGATCCA agcgggggcgtccccactgccacaCTATGTGGCCAagatgtgggcgaacggcccgctgggggagcccaaaggcatgaccgacggcgtcaaggtggaaatggaggtgacaagcagcaaggatctcgGCGGCgtcgccgtgcaggagctgaccttcttcacagttccgcccaagctgctggccggggctaagctggtgtccctccacattcagattgacaagctcacgtcctaa